From the genome of Streptacidiphilus rugosus AM-16, one region includes:
- a CDS encoding anti-sigma factor family protein yields MTPCEESVQLGAYLLGALDPEERSALERHIAGCDRCKAELVDMAPLPGLLRHTPFEELDETAAAAESLTPARWLQPGVPEGPDGREGPGGREGREGRTDTGEPGESTAPGRAGLPPQRHRRPRRRMVSAGLVLAGAAAVAGAWVYAGGFHSTPSAPPAAAAAMTWTGQDPTTHVTATAALTPEAWGTQMDLRLGNLPVGITCHLVVHSRDGRTETAGTWGSGYGTKADVPASTSISPSDISRLDIVGGDGNVLVHVQG; encoded by the coding sequence ATGACGCCATGCGAGGAGAGCGTGCAGCTCGGCGCCTACCTGCTCGGGGCCCTCGATCCCGAGGAGCGGTCGGCGCTGGAGCGGCACATCGCCGGGTGCGACCGGTGCAAGGCCGAGTTGGTGGACATGGCGCCGCTGCCCGGTCTGCTCCGGCACACCCCGTTCGAGGAACTGGACGAGACGGCTGCGGCCGCCGAGTCGCTGACGCCGGCCCGCTGGCTGCAGCCCGGCGTCCCGGAGGGACCGGACGGCCGAGAGGGACCGGGCGGCCGGGAAGGACGAGAGGGACGCACCGACACCGGGGAGCCTGGCGAGTCGACGGCCCCCGGGCGCGCGGGTCTGCCGCCGCAGCGGCATCGGCGTCCGCGCCGCCGGATGGTGTCGGCCGGCCTGGTGCTGGCGGGAGCGGCGGCGGTGGCGGGCGCGTGGGTGTACGCGGGAGGCTTCCACTCCACGCCGTCCGCGCCCCCTGCCGCGGCCGCGGCGATGACCTGGACCGGCCAGGACCCGACGACGCACGTGACCGCCACGGCCGCGCTGACACCGGAGGCCTGGGGCACCCAGATGGACCTGAGGCTGGGCAACCTGCCGGTCGGCATCACCTGCCATCTGGTGGTGCACTCCAGGGACGGGCGCACGGAGACCGCGGGAACCTGGGGCTCCGGCTACGGGACGAAGGCGGACGTCCCCGCGTCGACTTCCATCAGTCCGTCCGACATCAGCCGACTCGACATCGTCGGTGGGGACGGAAACGTCCTGGTTCATGTGCAGGGGTGA
- a CDS encoding ABC transporter ATP-binding protein, with the protein MTELSTQPQTSEPTPPPTPDLPLSTAPTEEPTEPDRLAPAKHSAIRSLLRLWPYARPIRWFLVGSTTAALLASLSALVIPLVLKNIVDGPVAHRDTSGLWLQGALLLVLGMLEAGLFGMRRWLVARPLATVERQMRADLYAKLQRLPVSFHDRWASGQLLSRATSDMYTIRLFLAFPLIFLIVNSMVFLTGIAIMFGLDWQLALITVLPAVPLILLCSYFERRYSAAARLSQDQNGDLATVLEESVLGIRILKSFGRHRTMAARYRDQAELLRGTELRKARLLADLWAVIVGLPELALGISLAVGVVQVAHGSTTAGTLVGFLSTALSLRWPVESLGWLLAYSNEAATATDRFFEVMDARPADAEDVAKADVAERTVAVGAPTASDASDAPAASAPTERDGIRLEGVRFRYPDAPADSPDLLSGVDLHIRSGETMALVGLTGSGKTTLTALLPRLYETEGGRITLDGTDVRDISRAKLRELVSMAFEEPTLFSASVRENVLMGAPDASDESFERALDVAQAQFARSLPEGPDTQVGEQGLSLSGGQRQRLALARAVVGAPDFLVLDDPLSALDVHTEALVEQALRQVLAETTALVVAHRPSTVMLADRVALLADGRITAVGTHHELLESNPDYRELMSGERAEDGGLTR; encoded by the coding sequence ATGACTGAGCTGTCCACCCAGCCGCAGACGTCCGAACCCACTCCGCCCCCCACACCCGACCTGCCGCTCTCCACAGCCCCCACCGAGGAGCCGACCGAGCCCGACCGGCTCGCGCCGGCCAAGCACTCGGCGATCCGTTCGCTGCTCCGGCTGTGGCCCTACGCGCGCCCGATCCGCTGGTTCCTGGTCGGCTCGACCACGGCCGCGCTGCTCGCCTCGCTCTCCGCGCTGGTGATCCCGCTGGTGCTGAAGAACATCGTCGACGGTCCGGTCGCGCACCGGGACACCTCCGGCCTCTGGCTCCAGGGCGCCCTGCTGCTCGTCCTCGGCATGCTGGAGGCGGGCCTCTTCGGCATGCGCCGCTGGCTGGTCGCCCGACCGCTGGCCACCGTCGAACGGCAGATGCGCGCCGATCTCTACGCGAAGCTGCAGCGGCTTCCGGTCTCCTTCCACGACCGCTGGGCCTCGGGGCAGCTGCTCTCGCGGGCGACGTCGGACATGTACACCATCCGGCTCTTCCTGGCCTTCCCGCTGATCTTCCTGATCGTCAACTCGATGGTCTTCCTGACCGGTATCGCCATCATGTTCGGCCTCGACTGGCAGCTCGCGCTGATCACGGTGCTGCCCGCCGTGCCGCTGATCCTGCTCTGCTCCTACTTCGAGCGCCGTTACTCGGCCGCCGCCCGCCTCTCCCAGGACCAGAACGGCGACCTCGCCACGGTCCTGGAGGAGTCCGTGCTCGGCATCCGGATCCTCAAGTCCTTCGGCCGGCACCGCACCATGGCCGCCCGCTACCGCGACCAGGCCGAGCTGCTGCGGGGCACGGAGCTGCGGAAGGCCCGGCTGCTGGCGGACCTGTGGGCGGTCATCGTCGGTCTGCCCGAGCTCGCTCTGGGCATCTCGCTGGCGGTCGGCGTGGTCCAGGTCGCGCACGGCAGCACCACGGCCGGCACCCTGGTCGGCTTCCTGTCCACGGCGCTGTCGCTGCGCTGGCCGGTGGAGTCGCTGGGCTGGCTGCTGGCCTACAGCAACGAGGCCGCGACGGCGACGGACCGCTTCTTCGAGGTCATGGACGCCCGCCCGGCCGACGCGGAGGACGTGGCGAAGGCCGACGTCGCCGAGCGGACGGTTGCGGTCGGCGCACCCACCGCATCCGACGCGTCAGACGCACCCGCCGCGTCCGCGCCGACGGAGCGGGATGGCATCCGGCTGGAGGGCGTGCGCTTCCGCTACCCGGACGCCCCCGCCGACTCCCCCGACCTGCTGTCCGGCGTCGACCTGCACATCCGTTCCGGCGAGACCATGGCGCTGGTCGGTCTGACCGGCAGCGGCAAGACCACGCTGACGGCACTGCTCCCCCGCCTCTACGAGACCGAAGGCGGCCGGATCACGCTGGACGGCACCGACGTCCGCGACATCTCCCGCGCCAAGCTGCGCGAGCTGGTGTCGATGGCCTTCGAGGAGCCGACCCTCTTCTCCGCCTCCGTGCGCGAGAACGTGCTGATGGGCGCGCCCGACGCGTCAGACGAGTCCTTCGAGCGAGCCCTGGACGTGGCGCAGGCGCAGTTCGCCCGCAGCCTCCCCGAGGGCCCGGACACCCAGGTCGGCGAGCAGGGGCTGAGCCTCTCCGGCGGCCAGCGCCAGCGCCTCGCCCTGGCCCGCGCGGTCGTCGGCGCACCGGACTTCCTGGTGCTGGACGACCCGCTCTCGGCCCTGGACGTGCACACCGAGGCCCTGGTCGAGCAGGCCCTGCGGCAGGTGCTGGCCGAGACGACGGCGCTGGTCGTCGCCCACCGGCCGAGCACGGTGATGCTGGCCGACCGCGTCGCCCTGCTGGCGGACGGCAGGATCACCGCCGTGGGCACACACCACGAGTTGCTGGAGTCGAACCCGGACTACCGGGAGCTGATGTCGGGCGAACGAGCCGAGGACGGGGGCCTCACGCGATGA
- a CDS encoding ABC transporter ATP-binding protein, whose protein sequence is MSVTETEQTGQTEQTEQTEEEQRSRRPDTSADGAAAEGAADGAAAAASEPGSPAEDAVADGEDIPVPPGAPRALLRSLLGPHKARIALAMVMIMVQQAALQVGPLLVSYAIDRGIPALRAHDWGPLVAVTAGYLGCAALATLLQRSFIRLSGVVNQAILLEMRRRIFRHAQALSLDFHERYTSGRIISRATSDVDTVRELLNEGLQELLSVVLSLVYISLLLVVMDWRLGLASLASVVPIYLFTRGYRRRSQVIYRRSRTAVASVIVRFTETMNGIRPVQAFRREAANEKAFAVSNDDYADSNALGLLSMARFVASSRATANVWITGIVVWGAFLVAQGSLQLGVLAAFVLYLRRLFDPIDHVAMFLNSYQSASAALEKIAGLLAHEPSVPEPAEPVALPEKTEDAIPGREVDFADVAFSYRTGKQVLPTFDLRIPAGQSVAVVGATGAGKSTLAKLLARFYDPTQGEVTLDGVDLRALATPELRRGVVMVTQESFLFSGTVAENIAIGRPDATREEVESAAKAIGAYEFIAALPEGFDTDVRKRGGRISAGQRQLVAFARALLADPAVLILDEATSSLDVPGEQAVQRAMHTVLAGRTAVIIAHRLSTVEIADRVLVMEQGRIVEDGTPTELIAGTGRFASLHQAWRDSLV, encoded by the coding sequence ATGAGCGTGACCGAGACGGAACAGACCGGACAGACGGAACAGACGGAACAGACGGAGGAGGAACAGCGGTCCCGGCGGCCCGACACGTCGGCGGACGGCGCAGCGGCTGAGGGCGCAGCGGACGGTGCGGCGGCCGCCGCGTCCGAGCCGGGCTCCCCCGCCGAGGACGCGGTGGCCGACGGCGAGGACATCCCGGTTCCGCCGGGCGCGCCACGCGCCCTGCTGCGCTCGCTGCTCGGCCCGCACAAGGCGCGGATCGCCCTGGCGATGGTCATGATCATGGTCCAGCAGGCGGCGCTGCAGGTCGGCCCGCTGCTGGTCTCCTACGCCATCGACCGCGGCATCCCCGCCCTGCGGGCGCACGACTGGGGCCCGCTGGTCGCGGTGACGGCCGGCTATCTCGGCTGCGCGGCGCTGGCCACCCTGCTCCAGCGCTCCTTCATCCGCCTCTCCGGCGTGGTGAACCAGGCCATCCTGCTGGAGATGCGCCGCCGGATCTTCCGGCACGCCCAGGCGCTGAGCCTGGACTTCCACGAGCGCTACACCTCCGGCCGCATCATCTCCCGCGCCACCAGCGACGTGGACACCGTCCGCGAGCTGCTGAACGAGGGCCTGCAGGAGCTGCTCTCCGTCGTGCTCTCGCTGGTCTACATCAGCCTGCTGCTGGTGGTCATGGACTGGAGGCTGGGGCTCGCCTCGCTCGCCTCGGTGGTGCCGATCTACCTGTTCACGCGCGGCTACCGACGGCGCTCGCAGGTCATCTACCGCCGCTCGCGCACGGCCGTGGCCAGCGTGATCGTCCGCTTCACCGAGACGATGAACGGCATCCGCCCCGTGCAGGCCTTCCGCAGGGAGGCAGCCAACGAGAAGGCCTTCGCGGTCTCCAACGACGACTACGCCGACTCGAACGCCCTCGGCCTGCTCTCGATGGCGCGCTTCGTCGCGTCCTCGCGGGCGACGGCGAACGTGTGGATCACCGGCATCGTCGTGTGGGGCGCGTTCCTGGTCGCCCAGGGCAGCCTGCAGCTCGGTGTGCTGGCGGCCTTCGTGCTCTACCTGCGCCGGCTGTTCGACCCGATCGACCACGTGGCGATGTTCCTGAACAGCTATCAGTCGGCCTCGGCGGCACTGGAGAAGATCGCGGGTCTGCTGGCCCACGAGCCCTCCGTCCCCGAGCCGGCCGAGCCCGTCGCCCTGCCGGAGAAGACCGAGGACGCGATCCCCGGCCGCGAGGTCGACTTCGCCGACGTCGCCTTCTCCTACCGCACCGGCAAGCAGGTGCTGCCCACCTTCGACCTGCGCATTCCCGCAGGGCAGAGCGTGGCGGTGGTCGGCGCGACCGGCGCGGGCAAGTCGACGCTGGCCAAGCTCCTGGCCCGGTTCTACGACCCGACCCAGGGCGAGGTCACCCTCGACGGCGTCGACCTGCGCGCGCTGGCCACCCCGGAGCTGCGGCGCGGCGTGGTCATGGTGACGCAGGAGTCGTTCCTCTTCTCCGGCACGGTGGCGGAGAACATCGCCATCGGCCGACCCGACGCGACCCGCGAAGAGGTCGAGTCGGCGGCCAAGGCCATCGGCGCCTACGAGTTCATCGCGGCGCTCCCGGAGGGCTTCGACACCGACGTCCGCAAGCGCGGCGGCCGCATCTCCGCCGGCCAGCGGCAGCTGGTCGCCTTCGCCCGCGCCCTGCTGGCGGACCCGGCGGTGCTGATCCTGGACGAGGCGACTTCCTCATTGGACGTCCCCGGTGAGCAGGCGGTCCAACGCGCGATGCACACCGTCCTGGCCGGACGCACGGCCGTGATCATCGCCCACCGACTCTCGACGGTGGAGATCGCGGACCGCGTCCTCGTCATGGAACAGGGCCGCATCGTCGAGGACGGCACCCCCACCGAACTCATCGCCGGCACGGGCCGCTTCGCCAGCCTCCATCAGGCCTGGCGGGACAGTCTGGTCTGA